One window of the Populus trichocarpa isolate Nisqually-1 chromosome 9, P.trichocarpa_v4.1, whole genome shotgun sequence genome contains the following:
- the LOC7478771 gene encoding uncharacterized protein LOC7478771, protein MALRTHLFFPNTLIRPPKFHSCPFPTTTHFRTRIPCTNKNSLTDADLASGLATEVAKINTHLVQREEAMKKSRELLFTELCNYLALDKEEVEKKWSKMDQEEIRVLVKGFVNEWGANFHPLSARSVEEMIEEYLHEEKPSSNSSRSMLFPGLKRIMGFSE, encoded by the coding sequence ATGGCACTCAGAACGCATCTGTTTTTTCCAAACACCCTTATCCGACCTCCGAAATTCCATTCTTGTCCCTTCCCGACTACAACCCATTTCAGAACCCGAATCCCATGCACCAACAAAAACAGCTTAACTGATGCGGATCTTGCATCAGGTTTGGCCACAGAAGTTGCAAAAATAAATACCCATTTGGTGCAAAGAGAAGAGGCCATGAAGAAAAGCAGAGAATTACTCTTCACTGAGCTTTGCAACTATTTGGCATTGGATAAAGAGGAAGTGGAGAAgaaatggagcaaaatggaTCAAGAGGAGATAAGGGTTTTGGTTAAAGGCTTTGTTAATGAATGGGGTGCCAATTTTCACCCTTTATCTGCTAGGTCTGTCGAAGAAATGATTGAAGAGTATTTACATGAAGAGAAGCCATCTTCAAACTCTTCTCGTTCAATGCTGTTTCCTGGTTTGAAGAGGATAATGGGGTTTTCTGAATAA